The window CCATGGCGCCCCGGTCTTTTCCCCCGCTGCGCACTCAATCTCCGAACGTTCCGCCGAATCACCCTTTATTGGTCCAAGGATTTTCAGCGTGTAATGGGCCTTTCCTGCCGTGCGACAAAAACGCAGCGACAAACCGTGTCTGAAGAGACGCCAGTCGAACGTATCGAGATAAAGATCCTCCTGGGTGATTGTTCGCTGTGTTTGGATTTCGCAACCCAGCGCACCAAGCGAAGCGAGAATGGCCTGCTCCATTCCGGAATTTGGCAGGAGGAACCTGTATTCGTCTTTCTTCAGCGTTTTGGCTTTCATCTTTTTTCTCTGGTTTGGTGGATATCAAAGGGGAACGCTATAAGCATTGCAGAAACGCCAACTCCCGTTCGGCCATCCGGGAAAACAGCGCCCCCTTCCTTTTTGCCCTCCTGATTTCCCTGGAACAGTCGCTTTTGGAGGCAAGGAGGATCGTCAGTCTCGTTTTTACGATATTGCAGCCGGCAACGTGCACCTTGCCATTATGATTGCAGTCAAGTCCGTCGGCGACCCGCAGTATTGCCGCACCCCACAAAACAACAAATCTACTCGAACTCTTCAACGAGGCGAATTGTCTGTGCTTTGCCGCGTCCGGTTCCGCCTTGTTATGGTAGCGGGCGATCAGGGCGCAGATTTTTTGCTCTTTTTTGTTAATTCCGGGAAGCTTGGCCTCGAGGATCATGTCACGACTGTGTTTGTGATGAGCGCCATTTGTTGTGCGCAACCAGCCGATATCGTGAAGCATTGACGAGACCTCCAAAAGAAAACGGTCGCGGAGGGTCAGTTTGTGGAGGCCGACAAGCGCGTCGAAGAGGGTGAGCGTCAGTTCAGTGGTATTTCTTGCATGCGCCAAGTCGGCATTGGCCTCTGTAATGATTTTCTTGATTGCGGCGGCAACGGTGGCTGCTTTATACCCTTTTTCCCCACCAGTGTTCATTTTTTTCTACCCTTCCGTTGACCGATCCGTTTGACGAGTTCGGAGTAGGGGGGCGATTTTAACCCGCCCTTCCGCGCGATCGCGATCAGGGCGCTTTGGCTGCGCACCGGGGGTTTGCCGACATCGCGCGGCACACGCCGGTAGCTTCCATCCGGCTGCATGATGCGGGATTTGATGTTGTCGTTTAAATACGTCATCAGTATTTCATTGACGATCCGCGTTTTTAGCTTCTTGTCATTGACAGGATAGAGGATTTCCGCCCTCTTCTTGAAGTTGCGGGGCATCCAGTCGGCGCTTCCCGAATAGATGTCCGGATTGCCGCCGTTATGGAAGTAGTAGATGCGGGAATGTTCAAGGAACCGATCGAGGATGCTGCTTACGTGGATGTTTTCGCTGATGCCGGGAATCCCGGGTCGCAGGCAGCAGATGCCGCGGACGATCAAATCTATCCTTACGCCTGCCTGTGACGCCCGATAGAGGGCGCGGATGGTTGGCTCGTCGAGCAGGGCGTTCATCTTGGCAATGATTCGACCGGGCGCTTTGGCGGAGGATTGCTTGATCTCGCGATCAATCAGCGCGATGATCCGCTCGCGCATATTTACAGGGGAAAGGAAGAGCCTTTTGAAGCGCGCCTCGATGTTTTCCGGTTTCAGCATGTCCCTGCCGGTCCAGGAATTGAATCCGGTAATGACGTTGAACAGCGAGGCGATGTCATTGCTGATTTCCGGATCGGCGGTCATCAGCCCGACATCGGTGTAGAGCTGGGCTGTCTGGGTATTGTAATTCCCCGAGGAAAGATGGACATAGCTGCGCAGCTTATCGCCTTCGCGTCTGACAACGAGCGCTGCCTTGCAGTGGATCTTCCAGTTGACAAAGCCGTAAATGGGGTTGATGCCCGATTTTTCCATACGCTGGGCAAGATCGATGTTCTTTGCCTCGTCAAAACGGGCCTTGATCTCGATCACGGCGGTAACCTGCTTCCCATGTTCAGCAGCGCGGCAGAGGGCTTCGACTATCGGCGAATTGCGGTCAATCCGGTAAAGGGTCTGCTTGATGGCAAGCACATCAGGGTCTTCAGCGGCGGTATTGATGAAGTCAACAACAACTCCGAATGAGTCATACGGGTGGTGGAGGAACATGTCGCCTTCCCGGATAACGCTGAAGATGTCCTCCTTGCCGGCAAGACGGCGGGGAATCCGGGGATTGAACGGCTCATCCCGGTAAATATTTGCAACGGGCAGATCGTATAGCGGCAGCAGTCCGCAGAGGTTCAGCGGACCGGGTATGTGATAGATATTGGTTTCTTCCATTGCCAGCCCCCGGCACAAGGTGCGCAGCATCTTCTGGTGGAAGCCTTTTTTTACCTCAAGACGGACGGCGATTTTGTTGGAACGGTCTTTAAGTTCGGCTTCCACCGATTTCAGCAGATCCATCACCGAGTCTTCGTGGAGGTCGTAATCCTGATTGCGGGTGACGCGGAAGGGAAAGCAGGCGGTGATATTCATCCCCGGGAAAAGCCCCCCGATTTTCAAACTGATCAGGTCTTCGAGCAGGACAAAATGGCGTTCGTTTTTGTTTATCCCCTCCTCCACGGGGATCAGCCGCGGCAGCAGCGAAGGGACCTCGATAAAGGCGTAGGGCTGAATATAGTTGTCCTGGGTGGAATCCATGTCGAACAGGTAGGTCTGTGAGTCAAGGGTGGTCTGCGGCTCCTTGAACATGACCATCAGATTGAGTCGCAGATTGCCGAGAAAGGGGAAGGGATGACCCGCGTCAACGGCGAGCGGCGTAAGAATGGGAAGCACCTGCGTCTCAAAGTATCTGTTAAGTTTGTTGATCTCTTTTTTGTCAAGGGAATCAACGGAGCGAATCCGGATTCCGGCCTGTTGGAGGTCGGGAAGGACGATCTGCTGGAAACAACTGTACTGTTGCGCAACGTAGGCGCGCGCCTTTTGGGCGATGTCTGTCATGATCTGTTGGGGGAGCATCCCCGAGGGATCCGCATCGATTACCCCGGCCTGGATGAGACGAGCCAGGGCGCCGACGCGAATCTGAAAGAATTCATCCAGATTGGAGCTGAAGATGGAGATAAATTTCAGCTTTTCGAGGGCCGGCGTAGAGGGGTCTTCGGCTTCCTCAAGCACCCGGCGGTTGAACTCGAGCCAGGAGAGATCCCGGTTCAACAGCAAAGAGGGGTCCTTGATGCTTATTTCCTTGATCTTTTCCCCATCAGGGTGCGCCGTTGTCTGCGTCTGCAGCTTGGCATCGTTTTGAGCAAGCGACGCTTTTGTCTTTTTGGGGGATGCTTTTACCGTTCTCTTCTTTTTCAAGGTTGTCGCTTTGATCTCTTTCATGAGATTATGCTCCTTTTCCTGAAGCTATTCCGCGACGGCGATCTTCAGTGAACCCCCTCTTCCCAGGATGTCGTGGAGGTGCACATATCCCTGGAGGCGGTTTTCCCTGTCTGCCACAACGAGGGTGGTTATCTCTTCGCGCTGCATATATTCGATCGCCTGGGCGACGGTGATCTCTTCCCTGATCGATTTGGGCGCCGGGCTCATGAAATCAGTGACGGAGGCTGTGTGGAAATCAACTTCCCGGCGAACGATCCGGCGGATGTCGCCATCGGTCATGATTCCCTTGATATGGGTTTTTGCATCGGCAACAATGACGAATCCCTTGTTTTTCTCGTCCATTTCCCGTACCGCTTCGAGAAAGGTCGCCGTATCGGCCACCTGCGGAATTTGGGAGCCG is drawn from Syntrophobacterales bacterium and contains these coding sequences:
- the ppk1 gene encoding polyphosphate kinase 1; translated protein: MKEIKATTLKKKRTVKASPKKTKASLAQNDAKLQTQTTAHPDGEKIKEISIKDPSLLLNRDLSWLEFNRRVLEEAEDPSTPALEKLKFISIFSSNLDEFFQIRVGALARLIQAGVIDADPSGMLPQQIMTDIAQKARAYVAQQYSCFQQIVLPDLQQAGIRIRSVDSLDKKEINKLNRYFETQVLPILTPLAVDAGHPFPFLGNLRLNLMVMFKEPQTTLDSQTYLFDMDSTQDNYIQPYAFIEVPSLLPRLIPVEEGINKNERHFVLLEDLISLKIGGLFPGMNITACFPFRVTRNQDYDLHEDSVMDLLKSVEAELKDRSNKIAVRLEVKKGFHQKMLRTLCRGLAMEETNIYHIPGPLNLCGLLPLYDLPVANIYRDEPFNPRIPRRLAGKEDIFSVIREGDMFLHHPYDSFGVVVDFINTAAEDPDVLAIKQTLYRIDRNSPIVEALCRAAEHGKQVTAVIEIKARFDEAKNIDLAQRMEKSGINPIYGFVNWKIHCKAALVVRREGDKLRSYVHLSSGNYNTQTAQLYTDVGLMTADPEISNDIASLFNVITGFNSWTGRDMLKPENIEARFKRLFLSPVNMRERIIALIDREIKQSSAKAPGRIIAKMNALLDEPTIRALYRASQAGVRIDLIVRGICCLRPGIPGISENIHVSSILDRFLEHSRIYYFHNGGNPDIYSGSADWMPRNFKKRAEILYPVNDKKLKTRIVNEILMTYLNDNIKSRIMQPDGSYRRVPRDVGKPPVRSQSALIAIARKGGLKSPPYSELVKRIGQRKGRKK
- a CDS encoding HD domain-containing protein, with product MNTGGEKGYKAATVAAAIKKIITEANADLAHARNTTELTLTLFDALVGLHKLTLRDRFLLEVSSMLHDIGWLRTTNGAHHKHSRDMILEAKLPGINKKEQKICALIARYHNKAEPDAAKHRQFASLKSSSRFVVLWGAAILRVADGLDCNHNGKVHVAGCNIVKTRLTILLASKSDCSREIRRAKRKGALFSRMAERELAFLQCL